The following are encoded together in the Fundidesulfovibrio putealis DSM 16056 genome:
- a CDS encoding glycosyltransferase family 2 protein: MLTLSVITPSFNQGRFIRRTIESVLSQDVVLQYVIMDGGSCDETADVAKAFEGRLHFVSEKDKGQTDALNKGLVVTTGDVIGWLNSDDVYYPGALKAVMDHFEAHPECDVVYGMADHIDVDDSFIEDYPTEPFDLTRLEEVCFICQPALFFRRRVIERCGLPDVNLRYCMDYEFWLRMGLAGMRFDYIGRKLAGSRFYPDNKTLGQRRQVHTEINHMMRDSLGYVPDKWLCNWAHTLLRDTMGFDPAKKYTTVLIAAATLGASVWWNRGVSGSLWRVVKSWLR; this comes from the coding sequence ATGCTAACGCTTTCCGTCATCACCCCGTCGTTCAACCAGGGGCGCTTCATCCGCCGCACCATCGAGTCCGTCCTGTCCCAGGACGTCGTGCTCCAATACGTCATCATGGACGGCGGCAGCTGCGACGAGACCGCCGACGTGGCCAAGGCCTTCGAGGGACGCCTGCACTTCGTGTCCGAGAAGGACAAGGGCCAGACCGACGCCCTGAACAAGGGGCTCGTGGTCACCACCGGCGACGTGATCGGCTGGCTCAACTCCGACGACGTGTACTACCCCGGCGCGCTGAAAGCCGTGATGGACCACTTCGAGGCGCATCCCGAGTGCGACGTGGTGTACGGCATGGCCGACCACATCGACGTGGACGACTCCTTCATCGAGGACTATCCCACCGAGCCCTTTGATCTGACGCGCCTGGAAGAGGTCTGCTTCATCTGCCAGCCCGCGCTGTTTTTCCGCCGCCGCGTCATCGAGCGGTGCGGGTTGCCGGACGTGAACCTGCGCTACTGCATGGACTACGAGTTCTGGCTGCGCATGGGGCTTGCCGGGATGCGCTTCGACTACATCGGGCGAAAGCTCGCCGGGTCGCGCTTCTATCCCGACAACAAGACGCTCGGGCAGCGCCGTCAGGTGCACACCGAGATAAATCACATGATGCGCGACTCGCTCGGCTACGTACCCGACAAGTGGCTGTGCAACTGGGCGCACACGCTGCTGCGAGACACCATGGGGTTCGATCCCGCCAAGAAGTACACCACCGTGCTGATCGCGGCGGCCACCCTGGGGGCCAGCGTCTGGTGGAACAGGGGCGTTTCCGGGTCGCTGTGGCGCGTCGTCAAGTCGTGGCTCAGGTAG
- a CDS encoding glycosyltransferase family 4 protein codes for MNNDDFKAVIRDISSGFRAEAPLPALFDRMLMMNRTLWRWWDLGWRALRRLVPGLAVDRRPGEKPLVAVDLLPLLPGGANGGAKVFTLNLLETMAAMAPDWTFVLVASPDVLPELREIESANLTAIAVDRTWQAKPPKKLLKRPIDVWFCPFTRPYFQHEDIPLVSIIYDLQYHYYPQFFSDAEARGRDQTFQLAAKRSARLACISDYVRQTVLEYGNLPPEKVRTVHICLPERLCLPPDAEIMAALARFGLTRGKYLIFPANFWPHKNHAVLLTAFGLHAAAHQDSQLKLVLTGADTGLAAELKQAVAAMGLSGRVLFTGYVSDDDLGALTGGALALIFPSLFEGYGMPVAEAMSLGVPVLCSNVTSLPEVGGDAVLYFDPRKPEDVAAAIARIEFEPGLAADLAARGRARAAELGGPQHMAQAYIDLLDEAMRGLGGQSAVCEGVCPDGAVSPRVFAAFGPASGRQFIEARFANHGSTAVTCEAFLNGKLLAPRRTLAPGQTFDIRQLASPYGGCLEVAFDSASGIRCLKLALTGSRHHDFLGSSTC; via the coding sequence ATGAATAACGACGACTTCAAGGCGGTCATCCGCGATATTTCCTCTGGCTTTCGGGCCGAAGCGCCGCTCCCGGCCCTGTTCGACCGGATGCTCATGATGAACCGCACCCTGTGGCGCTGGTGGGACCTGGGCTGGCGGGCGCTGCGCCGTCTGGTTCCGGGTCTGGCCGTGGACCGCCGCCCGGGCGAGAAGCCGCTCGTCGCCGTTGATCTTCTGCCGCTTCTGCCCGGCGGAGCCAACGGCGGGGCCAAGGTCTTCACGCTGAACCTGCTGGAGACCATGGCGGCCATGGCCCCGGACTGGACCTTCGTGCTGGTGGCCAGCCCGGACGTGCTGCCGGAGCTGCGCGAGATCGAGAGCGCCAACCTCACAGCCATCGCCGTGGACCGCACATGGCAGGCCAAGCCGCCAAAGAAGCTCCTGAAGCGGCCCATCGACGTCTGGTTCTGCCCGTTCACCCGGCCCTATTTCCAGCATGAGGACATCCCGCTGGTGTCCATCATCTACGACCTGCAATACCATTACTATCCGCAGTTCTTCTCCGACGCCGAGGCGCGCGGGCGCGACCAGACCTTCCAGCTGGCGGCCAAGCGCAGCGCCCGGCTGGCCTGCATCTCGGACTACGTGCGCCAGACCGTGCTGGAGTACGGCAACCTGCCGCCCGAGAAGGTCCGGACCGTGCACATCTGCCTGCCGGAGCGCCTGTGCCTGCCGCCCGACGCCGAGATTATGGCCGCCCTTGCCCGCTTCGGCCTCACGCGCGGCAAATACCTGATTTTCCCGGCCAACTTCTGGCCCCACAAGAACCACGCCGTGCTGCTCACGGCCTTCGGGCTGCACGCGGCCGCGCACCAGGACTCCCAGCTCAAGCTGGTTTTGACCGGCGCGGACACCGGGCTGGCCGCCGAGCTCAAGCAGGCCGTGGCCGCCATGGGCCTTTCCGGGCGCGTGCTGTTCACCGGGTACGTGTCCGACGACGACCTGGGGGCGCTGACCGGCGGGGCGTTGGCGCTCATCTTCCCGTCGCTGTTCGAGGGCTACGGCATGCCCGTGGCCGAGGCCATGTCGCTTGGCGTGCCGGTGCTGTGTTCCAACGTCACCAGCCTGCCCGAAGTTGGCGGCGACGCCGTACTTTACTTCGACCCCCGCAAGCCCGAAGACGTGGCCGCGGCCATCGCCCGCATCGAGTTCGAGCCCGGCCTTGCCGCAGACCTCGCCGCCAGGGGGCGCGCCCGCGCGGCAGAGCTTGGCGGGCCGCAACACATGGCCCAGGCCTACATCGACCTGCTGGACGAGGCCATGCGCGGCCTGGGCGGACAGAGCGCGGTGTGCGAGGGCGTCTGTCCGGACGGCGCGGTGTCGCCCCGCGTGTTCGCGGCTTTCGGCCCGGCGTCGGGCAGGCAGTTCATCGAGGCCCGGTTCGCAAACCACGGCTCGACCGCCGTCACCTGCGAGGCCTTCCTCAACGGCAAGCTCCTGGCACCGCGCCGCACCCTGGCCCCCGGCCAGACCTTCGACATCAGGCAGCTGGCCAGCCCCTACGGCGGCTGCCTGGAGGTTGCCTTCGATTCCGCGTCCGGCATACGCTGCCTGAAGCTCGCGCTCACGGGCTCGCGCCACCACGATTTCCTCGGGAGCTCCACATGCTAA
- a CDS encoding ABC transporter ATP-binding protein: MSCSDLVCVEGLSKVYHLYKRPQDRLRQLLAVGGRTYYKEHWALKDVSFTIAPGEAFGIIGRNGAGKSTLLQVLAGVLSPTAGRVETPGRVAALLELGSGFKPDFTGRQNVFINAAVLGVPRAVAESRLDEILAFADIGAHIDQPVRTYSSGMFLRLAFAVTICLEPEVLIVDEALAVGDVFFRQKCYARLQSLMEKGVAVVLVSHAMNDVAQFCTRALYLERGQVKFLGPSMDAVKLYMLSAAATPATSCTFDALPADVEGFGGEDFWPSDASFLDISAAGRAESGFAQCLRVAVLDCTGQPASAFEQGDTAHFYVEYRIDAPLEVPVAGVELISDKGVIVFGKNTLQYDCRVPELVPAGSILRFVYEVKLDLAVAEYTFGVGLTAMSAADFARRAEMTHPELDGRNTVLSSLSNVGSLAVTFRTTDTAPVQLTHHGVANLPGTARAAFLPGCLDLDDQPASNG; encoded by the coding sequence ATGTCCTGTAGCGATCTGGTCTGCGTGGAAGGCCTGAGCAAGGTCTACCACCTGTACAAGCGCCCGCAGGACCGCCTGCGACAGCTCCTGGCCGTGGGCGGGCGCACCTATTACAAGGAGCATTGGGCGCTCAAAGACGTGTCCTTCACCATTGCGCCCGGCGAGGCCTTCGGCATTATCGGGCGAAACGGCGCGGGCAAGTCCACGCTCCTGCAGGTGCTGGCCGGGGTGCTCTCGCCGACTGCGGGGCGCGTGGAGACTCCGGGCCGGGTGGCCGCGCTCCTGGAGCTTGGCAGCGGCTTCAAGCCGGACTTCACGGGCCGCCAGAACGTGTTCATCAACGCCGCCGTGCTTGGCGTGCCCCGCGCCGTGGCAGAATCGCGCCTGGACGAGATCCTGGCCTTCGCGGACATCGGCGCGCACATCGACCAGCCCGTTCGCACTTACTCTTCCGGCATGTTCCTGCGTCTGGCCTTCGCCGTGACCATCTGCCTGGAGCCCGAGGTGCTCATCGTGGACGAGGCCCTGGCCGTGGGCGACGTGTTTTTCCGCCAGAAGTGCTACGCCCGCCTGCAAAGCCTCATGGAGAAGGGCGTGGCCGTGGTGCTGGTGTCTCACGCCATGAACGACGTGGCCCAGTTCTGCACGCGCGCGCTGTACCTGGAGCGCGGACAGGTGAAGTTTTTGGGGCCGTCCATGGACGCGGTGAAGCTCTATATGCTCTCGGCTGCGGCCACTCCGGCCACCTCCTGCACATTTGACGCCCTCCCGGCAGACGTGGAAGGCTTCGGCGGCGAGGACTTCTGGCCCAGCGACGCCTCCTTCCTGGATATCTCCGCAGCGGGCCGTGCCGAATCAGGCTTCGCCCAGTGCCTGCGCGTGGCCGTGCTGGACTGCACCGGCCAACCGGCGAGTGCTTTCGAGCAGGGCGACACCGCCCACTTCTACGTGGAGTACCGCATCGACGCGCCCCTGGAAGTGCCTGTGGCCGGGGTGGAGCTCATCAGCGACAAGGGCGTCATCGTGTTCGGCAAGAACACCCTCCAGTACGACTGCCGCGTGCCGGAACTCGTCCCCGCCGGGAGCATCCTGCGCTTCGTCTACGAGGTGAAGCTCGATCTGGCCGTGGCCGAGTACACCTTCGGCGTGGGGCTTACCGCCATGAGCGCGGCGGATTTCGCGCGGCGCGCCGAGATGACCCACCCGGAGTTGGACGGGCGCAACACCGTGCTCTCAAGTCTCTCCAACGTGGGCAGTCTGGCCGTGACCTTTCGCACCACGGACACGGCCCCGGTGCAGCTGACGCATCACGGCGTGGCCAACCTGCCGGGCACGGCGCGTGCGGCCTTCCTGCCCGGCTGCCTCGATCTGGACGACCAGCCCGCCTCCAACGGATAA
- a CDS encoding glycosyltransferase family 4 protein, with product MRVGFDVSQTGAGKAGCGYLAYGLVNALASRDTQFVFYPHFGDLYWEPNPKACACPGNACTMGPTFRWFEKSKTFWRNPPADFEARLGNPDIVHSNNFFCPTGLSKAKLVYTLYDLSFLENPQWTTEQNRVGCLEGVFGASLRADFILSISKASLDHFLRIYPHYPRERTAIMHLASRFTADSPMRAPKRLRGVTPGGFWLCVGTIEPRKNQKALFEALAQMPGKTPLVLAGGRGWLMEDMARTVNELGLSSRVKLTGYVDDAELAWLYANCLGFVYPSLFEGFGLPVLEAMSLGAPVITSNVSSLPEVAGDAALLVDPLDTRAIAEAMARLEGDATLRGELKAKGVKRAMEFSWDAAAQVALTAYETVCRLNKVVSCL from the coding sequence ATGCGCGTAGGCTTCGACGTCAGCCAGACGGGCGCGGGCAAGGCGGGCTGCGGCTACCTGGCCTACGGGCTGGTGAACGCGCTGGCGTCGCGCGACACGCAGTTCGTGTTCTATCCGCACTTCGGCGACCTGTACTGGGAGCCGAACCCCAAGGCCTGCGCGTGTCCGGGGAACGCCTGTACGATGGGGCCGACGTTCCGCTGGTTCGAAAAGAGCAAGACCTTCTGGCGCAACCCCCCGGCGGACTTCGAGGCGCGCCTCGGCAACCCGGACATCGTGCATTCCAACAATTTTTTCTGCCCCACGGGCCTCAGCAAAGCCAAGCTGGTCTATACGCTTTACGACCTGTCATTCTTGGAAAACCCGCAGTGGACCACGGAGCAGAACCGCGTGGGCTGCCTGGAGGGCGTGTTCGGCGCGAGCCTGCGCGCGGACTTCATTCTCAGCATCTCGAAGGCCAGCCTGGACCACTTCCTGCGCATCTACCCGCACTACCCGCGCGAGCGCACCGCCATCATGCACCTGGCCAGCCGCTTTACGGCGGACAGCCCCATGCGCGCGCCCAAGCGTTTGCGGGGCGTGACGCCGGGCGGGTTCTGGCTGTGCGTTGGCACCATCGAGCCGCGCAAGAACCAGAAGGCCCTGTTCGAGGCGCTGGCCCAAATGCCGGGCAAGACGCCGCTGGTGCTGGCTGGCGGGCGCGGCTGGCTCATGGAGGACATGGCCCGCACGGTGAACGAGTTGGGCTTGAGCTCCCGGGTGAAGCTGACCGGCTACGTGGACGACGCCGAGCTGGCCTGGCTGTACGCCAACTGCCTGGGCTTCGTGTACCCGTCGCTGTTCGAGGGCTTCGGCCTGCCGGTGCTGGAGGCCATGAGCCTGGGCGCGCCGGTGATAACGTCCAACGTGTCCAGCCTGCCGGAAGTGGCCGGGGACGCGGCGCTGCTGGTCGATCCGCTGGATACCCGGGCCATCGCCGAGGCCATGGCGCGGCTTGAGGGAGACGCGACGCTGCGCGGGGAACTCAAGGCCAAAGGCGTCAAGCGGGCCATGGAGTTCAGCTGGGACGCGGCTGCGCAGGTGGCGCTCACAGCATATGAGACGGTGTGTCGATTAAATAAGGTCGTTTCTTGTCTGTAA